The following is a genomic window from Burkholderia cepacia ATCC 25416.
CGACACGCGGCACACGTCGAGCACGCGTTCGAGCTGCGCACGGTCGAACAGGTCGAGTTCCGCCGCACGCGCGCCGAACACCGCGTCGACGCATGCCTCGGATGATCCCGCGCCGCCCGGCTGCGACCACGTGCGCGTCAGCCGCTCGACTTCCTGTTCGGCAAGCGCTTCGGTAATCCGCCCCGCGTCGGCCAGCGTCGCCATCCGCGTGACCGACGCGGACAGCTCGCGGAAGTTGCCGGCCCACGCCGCACGCGGCGACGCGGCGAACGCGAGGTAGCGCCGCTTCGCCTCGACGTTGAAACGCACCTGCTCGCCCTGCTCGCGGCCGAACCGGTCGAGTTCGAATTCGAGGTTTGGCTCGATGTCCTCGCGGCGCTCGGCCAGCCCCGGCAGTTCGTACGTCCACAGGTTGATCCGCGCATAGAGATCTTCACGGAAGGTGCCGGCCGCCACCATCTGCCGCAGGTCGCGGTGCGTGCCCGCGATCAGTTCGAAATCGCTGGTCGCCTCGACGTCAGCGCCGACCGGCAGGAAACGCTTCTCCTCGATCGCCTTCAGCAGCATCGCCTGTTCGTCGAGCCCGAGTTCGCCGATCTCGTCGAGAAACAGCAGGCCGCCGTCCGCCGCGCGCAGCAGCCCGGCCCGCGCCGACTGCGCGCCCGTGAACGCGCCCTTCACGTGGCCGAACAGCGTCGACATCGCCGCGTCGCCGCGCAGCGTCGCGCAGTTGATCTCGATGAACGGCCCCGCGAGCCGATGGCGGCCGCGCTTCAGCTCGTACACGCGCTTCGCGAGAAACGACTTGCCGGCGCCCGTCGGCCCGACCAGCAGCATCGGCGCGCGCGAACGCACGGCCACGCGCTCCAGTTGCTCGATCAGCGCATTGAAGCGCGCGTTGCGCGTCGCGATGCCGGCCTTCAGGAACGACACCGTCTCGTCGCGCTCGCGCGTGAAGCGCTGCGCGATCCGGTTGTAGCGCGACAGGTCGAGATCGATCACCGACATCGTGCCGGGCCCGCTCAGCCCCTCGTCGGTCTTCTGCGGTGGTGCCGTCTGGGCAAGACGCGCCGGCAGGTAGCGCGCCTCCGCCAGCAGGAACCAGCAGATCTGCGCGACGTGCGTGCCGGTGGTGATGTGGATCAGGTAGTCCTCGCGGTCGAGATCGAACGGGTAAGCGCGCGCGAAATCGTGCAGCGTCGCGTAGACCTCCTCGAAATCCCACGGATCGCGAATCTCCATCGGAACGAGCCGCACGTCGGTGTGCGGCGACACGCGCTCGAGGTCCTGCTTCACGCGGTTCGCGAGACGCGCGTAGTTCGGCGCGTGCAGCAGTTCGAGCCGGTCGACCGGCATGTCGCGCTGCTCGCACAGCGAAATCGTCGGCCGCCAGTTGCGCCAGCGACGCTGCGAGCCGCCGCCCTGGTCGAGCACGGTACCGAGAAAACCGATCGCGACGGTCTTGCGCATGTTTATCCCACAAGATAATAGGCGATCCGATTGTATCGAATATTCGGATCGAGCGACGATCGGATTTTCATGCGCCGCCCGTCACGACAAATAATTTCCCCTTCCATTTCAACGACTTGGAATTTATTTCGCGCATCACGCCGCCCGCTGGCACGCTCCTCGCTAAATAGAAAGCGCCGGATGTCCCGCTGGCCCGCGAGCCAGGGTTCACAAAGCCCTGCTGGTGCGCCGCCGCCGAACCTGGTTCGTCGCGGTCGCGCATGCCGCCATGGGCAGACGAAGGCAAACGGGCGCGTACTGGAACTTCGCCCGGGTTCGAATCCCGGGGCGCCCTCCGTTCGGTAGCTCATTCGGGTAGAGCAGCCGGCGCAAGCCGGTGTGTAGCGGGTTCGAATCCCGCTCGAACGCTGTCCGCAAGGACAGCCTTGTAATGAAAGCAGTACCCGCCGGTGCGGGCCGCAAGGCCCGCCGCGCGTCGGACCGGTTGCGGTTCCGCGCGATCGGCCGGACGGCCGCACGGCCCGCGCGAAGGCGCACGACGACGCGAAGCAGGATGCGTCGCCGCGCACTTCGGCGCCGGGCCTGCGCGCCGCCCGCCCGGTTGCGTCGCCCCGCGATCCGCACGATGCGCGTCACCCGGCGGTCATCGAAGAAAAGGACAAGAATATGTGGATGCGACATGTAGTGAAAAAGAACGAACGCGCGCTGCTGATGAACGAGGGCGATTTCGTGAAGGTGCTCGAACCGGGCGTGTTCAAGGCCTTCGATCCGTTCAAGCGCCTGTCGGTGCAGACCGCACGTCTCGACGCGCCGCTCGCCGATGCGGCACTGGCCGATTACCTGCGTCACGACGCACAGGACGTGCTCGCCCGGCACTTCGTCGCGATGGATCTCGCCGACGACGAAGCCGGCCTGCGCTACGAAGACGACGTGCTCGTCGAGATCCTGGCGCCGGGCACGCGCCGGCTGTACTGGCGCGGCCTGACCGCGCACCGTCTCGAGCGCGTTGATCTCGCGCAGGACAGCATGCTGCCGGCCGCGCTCGTGAAGCGCATCGCGCAACCGGCGCTGCGGGCGCGCGGCGTGGCGGGCCTGGCGGGCGTACTGCTGGCGCAGGTGCCGGCGTACCACGTCGGCGTGCTGAAGATCGACGGCAAGATCGAGCGGCTGCTGGACGCGGGCGTCTCGGCGTTCTGGCGCTTCAACCGCGACATCGCGGTCGAACTCGTCGACCTGCGCGTGCAGGCGCTCGAAGTCGGCGGACAGGAAATCCTGACGCGCGACAAGGTCGCGCTGCGGTTGAACCTGTCGGCGACGTGGTGTTATGCGGACGTGCTGCATGCGTTCGGCCAGCTGCAAAAGCCGGTCGAGCACCTGTATCGCGAGCTGCAGTTCGCCCTGCGCTCGGCCGTCGGCACACGCTCGCTCGACGAACTGCTGGAAGACAAGCAGTCGATCGACGACGTCGTGATCACGCAGGTGCGTGCACGCCTCGGCAACTCGGGCGTGGACGTGCGCAGCGTCGGCGTGAAGGATATCGTGCTGCCGGGCGACATGAAGACGATCCTCGCGCAGGTGGTCGAGGCGGAAAAGTCCGCCCAGGCGAACGTGATTCGCCGCCGCGAGGAAACGGCGGCCACGCGTTCGCTGCTGAACACCGCGAAGGTGATGGAAGAAAACCCGACCGCGCTGCGGCTCAAGGAGCTGGAAACGCTCGAGCGCGTCGCGGAACGGATCGACCGCATCTCGGTGTTCGGCGGTCTCGACCAGGTGCTGAACGGACTCGTCAGCATCAAGGGCGCCTGACGGGCGCAACGGCGCGGCGCAAGTGTGCCGCGCCGCATGAATGAAGGAATCAGGTGAAGCAAATGAGTGCAATGGATTACCAGGTGATGGAACTGGCGAACGGCAAGCCGGTGAAGATGTGGACGCAAGGCGTCGCCGTCGAGGACGAAGCGCGCGCGCAGCTGCGCAACACCGCGCAGATGCCGTTCATCTTCAGCCACGTCGCGGTGATGCCGGACGTCCACCTCGGCAAGGGCTCGACGATCGGCAGCGTGATCCCGACGAAGGGCGCGATCATTCCGGCCGCGGTCGGCGTCGACATCGGCTGCGGGATGATGGCCGCGCGCACGACGCTGACGGCATCCGACCTGCCGGATTCGCTCGCGGGCCTGCGCAGCGCGATCGAACGCGCGGTGCCGCACGGCCGCGCGCCGGGCCGCCGCGATCCGGGCGCGTGGGGCGACCGCACGCCGGCCGCCGTGACCGAATCGTGGAAGTCGCTGCAACCGGGCTTCCAGCGGATCGTCGACAAGTATCCGAAGCTGGAAAAGACGAACCACTACGCGCATCTCGGCACGCTCGGCACCGGCAACCACTTCATCGAAGTGTGCGTCGACGAAGCGGACCACGTGTGGTTCATGCTGCACAGCGGCTCGCGCGGCGTCGGCAATGCGATCGGCAGCCTGTTCATCGAACTCGCGCAGGCCGACATGCGGCAGCACATCGCGAACCTGCCGGATCGCAACCTCGCGTATTTCACCGAGGGCAGCCGCCACTTCGACGACTACGTCGAGGCGGTCGGCTGGGCGCAGGACTACGCGCGGCGCAACCGGCAGGCGATGATGGATGCGGTGATCGGCGCGGCGCGCGGCGTGATCGCGAAGCCGTTCTCGGTCGACGAACACGCGGTGAACTGCCACCACAACTACGTGCAGCGCGAACGCCATTTCGGCGAAGACGTGCTCGTGACGCGCAAGGGTGCGGTGTCCGCGCAGAAGGGGCAGCTCGGCATCATTCCGGGCTCGATGGGGGCGAAGAGCTTCATCGTGCGCGGGCTCGGCAACCCGGAAAGCTTCTGCTCGTGCAGCCACGGCGCGGGCCGGACGATGAGCCGCACCGAAGCGAAGCGCCGCTTCACGGTCGACGACCAGGTGAAGGCGACCCAGGGCGTCGAATGCCGGAAGGACTCGGGCGTCGTCGACGAAATCCCGATGGCCTACAAGGACATCGACGCGGTGATGGCGGCCCAGCGCAGCCTCGTCGAAGTGGTGCATACGCTGCGCCAGGTGGTGTGCGTGAAAGGATAGCGCGGTGCGCGGCCGATGGCCGGCGGCCGCGCGCAACGAGAGAGAAACGACAATCATGAAAACGGAACAACTGACTGCCGTGCGCAGTGCGCACCCGGTCGACCCGGCCGTGCGGGCGCGCGTGATGGCGGAGCTCGCGGAAGTCGAGCGCCGCCACGACGTGAGCGTGCTGTTCGCGTGCGAATCGGGCAGCCGCGGCTGGGGGTTCGCCTCGCCGGACAGCGACTACGACGTGCGCTTCGTGTATGCGCACCGGCGCGACTGGTACCTGAGCGTCGAAGCGCAACGCGACGTGATCGAGCGGCCGCTCGACGACGAGCTGGACGTCAGCGGCTGGGAACTGCGCAAGGCGCTGCAACTGCTGCGCCGCTCGAACCCGACGCTGCTCGAATGGCTCGACTCGCCCGTCGTGTATCGCGAAGACGCGCGCTGGGCGCCGCGGCTCAGGTCGCTGGCGTCGGCGTTCTTCTCGCCGGTGCGCGGGCGTCATCACTACCTCGCGATGGCGAAGAAGAACTTTCGCGGCTATCTGCAAGGCGACACGGTGCGCTACAAGAAATACCTGTACGTGCTGCGGCCGCTGCTCGCGGTGCGCTGGATCGACGCGGGGCTCGGGATGCCGCCGATGCGTTTCGCGGCGCTCGTCGACGGCACCGTGCACGAGCCGTCGGTGCGCGCGGAGCTCGACGCGCTGCTCGCGCTGAAGATGAGCGCGAACGAAAGCGAATACGGGCCGCGCCGGCCGGCGATCCACGCGCTCGTCGAGACGATGCTCGCCGATGCCGAACACGATCGCGAATACAAGCGGCCGTGGGGCGACGTGGCGATGCTCGACGCGTTCCTGCGCGACGTGGTCGACGCACGATGAAAAGCGAACGGCGCGATGCCTGCGGGCATCGCGCCGTTTGCGCATCCATGCACGTGCGCCCCGTGCCGGCCAGCAACGTACGTGCCCGCACACGACGCGCCGCCGCCGCGATCGGCGCCCATTGCGGCGGTATACTCGAAACCGTTCCGCAAAGCGCGCCCCTGCATGCGCCGCTGCCTTCGACCGCCCCGCTTGCTGACGATGCGCTTGCAGTCCGACGTCTTGCGCCCGCCCATCCACAGTCGATACGAACCGTCATGTCGCACCGCCTTTCGCTCGCCATCGCCGCCCTCCTCGCCGTTTCCCCGATCGTTGCCCAGGCCCGTCCGCTCACGCGGCCGCCGGTCGAGCGCGACTTCAAGAACTGGTCGGTCGTCTGCGACAACGTCAATCGTTGCATTGCCGAAAGCCATGCCGACGACATCGACGACTCGCGCACCAGCCTCATCCTGCGCGTGACGCGCGATGCCGGCCCGGACGCGCAAGCCTCGCTCGCCCTCTATGCGTCGGCGCCGCTGGACCTGCGCACCGCACGCGCGGACGGCCGCCCGTTCGATGCGATGGCGGCCCAGTGGCATGCGTTCGGCGGCAAACCGGACGACGACGAAGCACACCCGTTCCGGATCCGCACCGACGATCCGGCAACGGTTGCCGCATGGCTCACCGCCGCGCGCAACGCGCAACTGCTGAGCTTCGGCGATCCGGCGTCGGCGCAAACCGCCCGGACGCCGTTGACGGGGTTGAACGCCGCGCTGCTGCTGATCGACGACACGCAG
Proteins encoded in this region:
- the rtcR gene encoding RNA repair transcriptional activator RtcR, with product MRKTVAIGFLGTVLDQGGGSQRRWRNWRPTISLCEQRDMPVDRLELLHAPNYARLANRVKQDLERVSPHTDVRLVPMEIRDPWDFEEVYATLHDFARAYPFDLDREDYLIHITTGTHVAQICWFLLAEARYLPARLAQTAPPQKTDEGLSGPGTMSVIDLDLSRYNRIAQRFTRERDETVSFLKAGIATRNARFNALIEQLERVAVRSRAPMLLVGPTGAGKSFLAKRVYELKRGRHRLAGPFIEINCATLRGDAAMSTLFGHVKGAFTGAQSARAGLLRAADGGLLFLDEIGELGLDEQAMLLKAIEEKRFLPVGADVEATSDFELIAGTHRDLRQMVAAGTFREDLYARINLWTYELPGLAERREDIEPNLEFELDRFGREQGEQVRFNVEAKRRYLAFAASPRAAWAGNFRELSASVTRMATLADAGRITEALAEQEVERLTRTWSQPGGAGSSEACVDAVFGARAAELDLFDRAQLERVLDVCRVSASLSEAGRTLFAVSRQSKKQPNDADRLRKYLARFGLDWEGVRGALDASR
- a CDS encoding slipin family protein is translated as MWMRHVVKKNERALLMNEGDFVKVLEPGVFKAFDPFKRLSVQTARLDAPLADAALADYLRHDAQDVLARHFVAMDLADDEAGLRYEDDVLVEILAPGTRRLYWRGLTAHRLERVDLAQDSMLPAALVKRIAQPALRARGVAGLAGVLLAQVPAYHVGVLKIDGKIERLLDAGVSAFWRFNRDIAVELVDLRVQALEVGGQEILTRDKVALRLNLSATWCYADVLHAFGQLQKPVEHLYRELQFALRSAVGTRSLDELLEDKQSIDDVVITQVRARLGNSGVDVRSVGVKDIVLPGDMKTILAQVVEAEKSAQANVIRRREETAATRSLLNTAKVMEENPTALRLKELETLERVAERIDRISVFGGLDQVLNGLVSIKGA
- a CDS encoding RtcB family protein — protein: MSAMDYQVMELANGKPVKMWTQGVAVEDEARAQLRNTAQMPFIFSHVAVMPDVHLGKGSTIGSVIPTKGAIIPAAVGVDIGCGMMAARTTLTASDLPDSLAGLRSAIERAVPHGRAPGRRDPGAWGDRTPAAVTESWKSLQPGFQRIVDKYPKLEKTNHYAHLGTLGTGNHFIEVCVDEADHVWFMLHSGSRGVGNAIGSLFIELAQADMRQHIANLPDRNLAYFTEGSRHFDDYVEAVGWAQDYARRNRQAMMDAVIGAARGVIAKPFSVDEHAVNCHHNYVQRERHFGEDVLVTRKGAVSAQKGQLGIIPGSMGAKSFIVRGLGNPESFCSCSHGAGRTMSRTEAKRRFTVDDQVKATQGVECRKDSGVVDEIPMAYKDIDAVMAAQRSLVEVVHTLRQVVCVKG
- a CDS encoding nucleotidyltransferase domain-containing protein, with protein sequence MKTEQLTAVRSAHPVDPAVRARVMAELAEVERRHDVSVLFACESGSRGWGFASPDSDYDVRFVYAHRRDWYLSVEAQRDVIERPLDDELDVSGWELRKALQLLRRSNPTLLEWLDSPVVYREDARWAPRLRSLASAFFSPVRGRHHYLAMAKKNFRGYLQGDTVRYKKYLYVLRPLLAVRWIDAGLGMPPMRFAALVDGTVHEPSVRAELDALLALKMSANESEYGPRRPAIHALVETMLADAEHDREYKRPWGDVAMLDAFLRDVVDAR